In bacterium, the following are encoded in one genomic region:
- the bioB gene encoding biotin synthase BioB — MKNLLNLPTNELICLANSFRKGLPLELCSIMNAKSGMCPEDCKFCAQSSHYKTGILSYPLKSKNEILERAEFAKSIGAKRFAIVTSGSKPTHKELEAIADAISEIKGILCCASLGRLDKSSLLALKDAGLKRFHHNIETSERFFPNIVTTYPFSEKIRTIEYAKEVGLEVCSGCIIGMGESWKDRLNIANLLKSLGVNSVPINVLIPIKNTAFEKISPISPIDVIKTIAIFRIILQDKTIKIGAGRENLGRAELLAFLAGANGMIIGGYLTIKGREISEDQQLISEIKSLFKNKDHKISCNISGFLL, encoded by the coding sequence TATCTGCCTTGCAAATTCTTTTAGAAAAGGGCTTCCCCTTGAGCTTTGTTCTATAATGAATGCAAAATCGGGAATGTGTCCTGAGGATTGCAAATTCTGTGCCCAATCATCACATTATAAAACAGGGATTTTAAGCTATCCATTAAAAAGCAAAAATGAGATTTTAGAAAGGGCAGAATTTGCAAAATCTATTGGTGCAAAGAGATTTGCAATTGTTACATCTGGAAGCAAGCCAACGCATAAAGAGCTTGAGGCAATAGCAGATGCAATTTCAGAAATAAAAGGCATTTTATGTTGTGCTTCACTTGGAAGGCTTGATAAATCCAGCCTTTTAGCCTTAAAAGATGCAGGCTTAAAAAGATTTCACCATAACATTGAGACATCAGAGAGGTTCTTTCCAAACATTGTAACCACATATCCATTCTCTGAGAAGATAAGGACAATAGAATATGCAAAAGAAGTAGGCCTTGAGGTCTGTTCCGGCTGTATCATTGGAATGGGAGAATCCTGGAAAGATAGACTTAACATTGCAAATTTATTAAAAAGCCTTGGAGTCAATTCCGTTCCAATAAATGTTTTGATTCCTATAAAAAATACGGCTTTTGAGAAAATTTCTCCCATATCACCAATAGATGTTATAAAAACAATTGCTATATTTAGGATAATCTTGCAAGATAAAACGATAAAAATAGGAGCGGGAAGGGAAAATTTAGGTAGGGCTGAATTATTGGCATTTCTTGCAGGAGCAAATGGAATGATAATAGGAGGCTATTTAACCATAAAGGGAAGGGAGATATCCGAAGACCAGCAGCTTATTTCAGAAATAAAATCCCTATTTAAAAATAAAGACCACAAAATATCTTGCAATATTTCTGGATTTCTTTTATAA
- a CDS encoding NADH-quinone oxidoreductase subunit N: MNILLLTPELILVLFSFLVLIGGFFRLNIGFEIAIIACGASIASLIAIFIIKQPIDSLIISPFSSLLKILFISSLFIVILMSKDFLKGLKNQNEYYFFLLTGTTGMLLAVSSNDMVILYISIELISISSYILTCFIRDKRGIEGGIKYLLFGAFSSAFLIYGMSLLYGLTGGTNFSHISSRLLGLGFAPIPVLAIIFIFAGICFKADIVPFHFWIPDVYQGAPTPITGFLATASKIAGFAIIMNLLFAPLGSILFDYRRLFFILSVITIILGNLSAIPQKNIKRMLGYSSIAHAGYLLIGLSAYSGEGIVAMLFYFVAYSIATISSFLVISATKLEEIDDYNGFSKRSPLLSLLMLLSLSSLAGLPPLVGFFGKFSLFYSAIKQGLIPLAIIGVVFSVVSIYYYFIVVKAIYLGKEENGPISIPGYIKCLAILLTLSLVILGLFPNPIANLAFFANQSL; encoded by the coding sequence ATGAATATTTTATTGCTTACGCCAGAGCTTATTCTTGTCTTATTCTCTTTTCTTGTTTTAATAGGAGGGTTTTTTAGGCTTAATATAGGTTTTGAGATTGCAATCATCGCTTGCGGTGCTTCCATTGCCTCGCTAATTGCCATTTTTATCATCAAACAACCAATAGATAGCCTTATCATTTCTCCATTCTCAAGCCTTCTTAAAATTTTATTTATCTCCTCCCTTTTTATTGTCATTCTTATGTCCAAAGATTTCCTAAAGGGCTTAAAAAACCAGAATGAATATTACTTCTTTCTCCTAACAGGAACAACTGGGATGCTACTTGCTGTATCAAGCAATGATATGGTTATCCTTTATATTTCAATTGAGCTTATAAGCATAAGCTCCTATATCCTTACTTGTTTCATTAGGGATAAAAGGGGCATTGAGGGAGGGATAAAGTATCTCCTCTTTGGTGCATTTTCCTCAGCCTTTCTTATTTATGGAATGAGCCTTCTCTATGGGCTTACCGGAGGAACAAATTTTTCCCATATATCATCCAGGCTGCTTGGATTAGGCTTCGCTCCTATTCCTGTTTTAGCCATTATCTTTATCTTTGCTGGGATTTGCTTTAAGGCAGACATTGTTCCATTCCATTTCTGGATTCCCGATGTCTATCAAGGTGCACCAACGCCAATAACAGGCTTTCTTGCCACAGCCTCAAAGATAGCTGGATTTGCTATTATTATGAACCTTTTGTTTGCTCCTCTTGGCTCAATATTATTTGATTACAGAAGGCTATTTTTCATTCTTTCTGTAATTACCATAATCCTGGGAAACCTCTCTGCAATACCGCAGAAGAATATTAAAAGGATGCTTGGATATTCTTCCATTGCCCATGCTGGCTATCTCCTCATTGGTCTTTCTGCCTATTCTGGAGAGGGAATAGTTGCTATGCTTTTCTATTTTGTTGCCTATTCAATTGCCACCATCTCATCATTCCTTGTAATATCTGCAACGAAGCTGGAGGAGATTGATGACTACAATGGATTTTCAAAAAGAAGCCCCCTTCTTTCACTCCTTATGCTTCTTTCATTATCATCTTTGGCTGGACTTCCTCCCTTGGTTGGATTTTTTGGAAAATTTTCCCTTTTCTATTCAGCTATTAAACAGGGTCTTATACCCCTTGCCATAATTGGTGTTGTTTTTTCCGTTGTCTCAATTTATTACTATTTTATTGTGGTAAAGGCAATATATCTTGGAAAAGAAGAAAATGGGCCTATTTCTATCCCAGGATACATAAAATGCCTTGCAATCCTTTTAACCCTTTCCCTCGTTATTCTCGGGCTATTTCCAAACCCCATTGCAAATCTAGCCTTTTTTGCCAATCAGAGCTTATGA
- a CDS encoding polyprenyl synthetase family protein, giving the protein MRIEEIYAPIENNLSLVKQRLKIKEDDNEALSEILNYIQETKGKLIRPALFLFSTTLNGDSSINLASSIELIHCASLLHDDIIDCSNLRRNKETIVSKWGKNWALLVGDLFLASAFNILVDYGDMRIVKLFAKGCLLMCRGQMSELERGIKMDEERYLRIIYEKAAHLFELSCLTGAMVGNNDCESLSNYGRNLGLAFQIIDDMLDIKGDDIKNKKATLPIIHTMKMASPADKAMLDKLIIESNLDGISEMIEKYKGIEYARGVAKEYTEKAKSSIANASLAHKESLLSLSDFVLYRNE; this is encoded by the coding sequence ATGAGGATAGAGGAAATATATGCTCCTATTGAAAATAATCTCTCCCTTGTAAAACAAAGGCTTAAGATAAAAGAGGATGATAATGAAGCCTTAAGTGAAATACTTAACTATATTCAGGAAACAAAGGGAAAGCTTATCAGGCCTGCCCTTTTTCTCTTTTCAACTACCCTAAATGGAGATAGCTCAATTAATCTTGCCTCATCCATTGAGCTTATCCATTGTGCATCCCTTCTTCACGATGACATCATTGATTGCTCAAATTTAAGGAGGAATAAGGAAACCATTGTCTCCAAATGGGGAAAAAATTGGGCACTCCTTGTGGGTGATCTATTTTTAGCCTCTGCCTTTAATATTCTGGTAGATTATGGGGATATGAGGATTGTTAAGCTATTTGCTAAGGGATGCCTCCTTATGTGCAGGGGCCAGATGTCAGAACTTGAAAGGGGAATAAAAATGGATGAGGAAAGGTATTTAAGGATAATCTATGAGAAAGCAGCCCATCTATTTGAGCTTTCCTGCTTAACCGGTGCTATGGTTGGAAATAATGATTGTGAAAGCCTTTCCAATTATGGAAGAAATTTGGGGCTAGCATTTCAGATAATTGATGATATGCTTGATATTAAAGGAGATGATATAAAAAATAAAAAGGCAACCCTTCCGATTATTCATACAATGAAAATGGCTTCCCCTGCCGATAAAGCTATGCTTGATAAGCTGATAATTGAATCCAATCTCGATGGAATAAGTGAGATGATTGAAAAATACAAAGGGATTGAGTATGCTAGAGGTGTGGCAAAAGAATACACAGA